The Candidatus Zixiibacteriota bacterium genome contains the following window.
CGAAACCAGAAGAGTCTCATTGTCGAATTTCACGGCGTGGGAAGCTTTCGCAATCGATTCTCCGACAATTTCATCCCAGTTGGCGGCAACGCGCCATCCCCCCAGTTTGTGCGCCAGACCGAGGCGTGATAAGATGCCATCGATGAGATTTCCCAGTCGGGCAGAATTATGTTTGGAGGCTTTTTTAGCGTTCTTTTTCATGAGGCTTAATTATAC
Protein-coding sequences here:
- a CDS encoding DciA family protein, which translates into the protein MKKNAKKASKHNSARLGNLIDGILSRLGLAHKLGGWRVAANWDEIVGESIAKASHAVKFDNETLLVS